The following proteins are encoded in a genomic region of Pyxicephalus adspersus chromosome 9, UCB_Pads_2.0, whole genome shotgun sequence:
- the LOC140338383 gene encoding carbohydrate sulfotransferase 5-like: MGKLKRTFYVFAALINLYIILLLFTNLGIHVSKSNHKEKERNVNILIISTWRSGSSLVGQFFNQNPDVFYLKEPSWHVWKTMPHNSARGLQMAVRDLIRSIFKCNMSVLDAYLQNRSHVSNLFGWSSSRALCSPPVCNMFSHNNDITENNCRKNCNKSPFSMEQQSCNTYSHIVLQEFRIFDIKVLYSLLKDPTLNLKILHVVRDPRALAKSLKFLKFFLKFNDIIILKSHKKKISDKDREKVLREICQSQVDMYRTSNTHPPPFLNNRYMLLRYDDLVRHPWRTAKHIFDFAGLKLTNETKSWIYKMTHGEGLQHLQPFNITSRNALRVSLDWKNVLTLKEIRMVQKICKDFMDVFRYQNINSKNDLKDLNFETVLPRSKEDFQWQ; encoded by the coding sequence ATGGGAAAATTGAAAAGGACATTCTAtgtatttgcagctttaattaatCTTTACATAATTCTATTGTTGTTTACCAACTTGGGAATTCATGTTAGTAAATCCAACcacaaggaaaaagaaaggaacgTCAACATTTTGATTATTTCAACCTGGAGGTCAGGCTCATCTCTTGTTGGCCAGTTCTTCAATCAGAACCCTGATGTCTTTTACTTAAAGGAGCCATCCTGGCATGTCTGGAAGACTATGCCACACAACAGTGCCCGTGGTCTTCAGATGGCAGTAAGGGACTTGATTCGGTCAATCTTTAAATGTAACATGTCTGTGCTGGATGCATACCTACAAAACAGAAGCCATGTATCAAACTTGTTTGGTTGGTCCTCCAGCAGGGCCCTCTGCTCACCTCCTGTATGTAACATGTTTTCTCATAATAATGATATAACTGAAAACAACTGTAGgaaaaactgtaataaaagtcCCTTTAGTATGGAGCAACAGTCCTGTAACACCTACAGCCATATTGTTCTCCAAGAGTTTCGTATCTTTGACATAAAGGTGCTCTATTCTCTTCTAAAAGACCCTACCTTAAACTTGAAAATCCTTCACGTAGTACGGGACCCAAGAGCCCTTGCCAAATCTCTTAAAtttctcaagttttttttaaaattcaatgatATTATTATCctcaaatcacataaaaaaaaaatcagtgacaaGGATAGAGAAAAAGTACTTAGAGAAATTTGTCAGAGCCAAGTTGACATGTATAGAACAAGCAATACTCACCCTCCTCCCTTTCTTAATAATCGTTACATGTTACTAAGATATGATGATCTTGTTAGGCACCCTTGGAGGACAGCAAAACACATATTTGACTTTGCTGGCCTAAAATTGACAAATGAGACAAAAAGTTGGATCTACAAAATGACTCATGGTGAAGGACTACAACATTTACAACCATTTAATATTACATCACGCAATGCATTACGTGTGTCTCTAGATTGGAAAAATGTACTTACCTTGAAAGAAATCCGTATGGTGCAGAAGATCTGTAAAGACTTCATGGATGTTTTTCGTTATCAGAATATAAATTCCAAGAATGACTTAAAAGATTTAAATTTCGAGACAGTGCTTCCAAGAAGCAAAGAGGACTTCCAatggcaataa